The following proteins are encoded in a genomic region of Nocardioides sp. cx-173:
- a CDS encoding maleylpyruvate isomerase family mycothiol-dependent enzyme, whose product MTTPDATDELVVATQRLVRSVDALRDEQYGAPSLLPDWSRGHVVAHLALNAEGLAGVLTGVVTGEPRTTYASEASRDADIERLAAASPSALRERLFASTSELAEAIAAVPDGAWDTVLERTPGGTTFPAGAVPGMRLREVEVHHADLDAGYTAADWPPRFTVRLLRSMARRTPSAEPFTADPHDLDGTWQCGAVTEGSPVVRGSAADLAWWLAGRGDGAALTTDGGALPRIEAW is encoded by the coding sequence ATGACGACCCCTGACGCGACCGACGAGCTGGTCGTGGCCACCCAGCGCCTGGTGCGCAGCGTCGACGCGCTCCGGGACGAGCAGTACGGCGCACCGTCGCTGCTGCCGGACTGGTCGCGCGGCCACGTGGTGGCCCACCTCGCGCTCAACGCCGAAGGGCTGGCCGGGGTGCTCACCGGGGTGGTCACCGGCGAGCCGCGCACGACGTACGCCTCGGAGGCGAGCCGCGACGCGGACATCGAGCGGCTGGCCGCCGCCTCCCCCTCCGCTCTGCGCGAGCGCCTCTTCGCCTCCACCTCCGAGCTCGCCGAGGCGATCGCCGCGGTGCCTGACGGCGCCTGGGACACCGTCCTCGAGCGAACCCCCGGCGGGACGACGTTCCCCGCCGGCGCCGTCCCCGGGATGCGCCTGCGCGAGGTGGAGGTCCACCACGCCGACCTGGACGCCGGCTACACCGCCGCCGACTGGCCGCCCCGCTTCACGGTGCGGCTGCTGCGCTCGATGGCGCGCCGCACCCCCTCGGCGGAGCCGTTCACGGCCGACCCGCACGACCTCGACGGGACCTGGCAGTGTGGTGCCGTGACCGAGGGCTCCCCCGTCGTGCGCGGCAGCGCCGCCGACCTGGCGTGGTGGCTCGCCGGTCGCGGCGACGGAGCAGCACTCACGACGGACGGCGGCGCGCTGCCGAGGATCGAGGCATGGTGA